In the Bacteroidota bacterium genome, one interval contains:
- the dnaB gene encoding replicative DNA helicase — translation MDSYSKDTRKRTKTTITPAQLLELGKLPPQAVDLEEAVLGALMLDKDALSNVIDILKPEAFYKDAHKHIFSAIQSLFAKSEPVDILTVTQELKKSGELEIAGGAYYITQLTNRVASAANVEMHARIVLEKFLQRELIRISTDTLQHAYEDTSDVFELLNKAEQNLFSISQTNIRKDFEHIRPLLGQTIQQIEAARDQKFGGVPSGFTRLDAITGGWQKSDLIILAARPGTGKSAFVGSIARNAAVDHQKPVAIFSLEMTSIQLVSRLIAAETELPADKLRKGELLDHEFHQLNAKIGKLTQAPIFIDDTPALSIFEFRAKARRLKAQHNIALLVVDYLQLMVSGQEGKFSREQEVSNISRSLKAIAKELNIPIIALSQMSRAVEQRGGSKRPQLSDLRESGAIEQDADLVMFIYRADMAGITVDENGTSTEGVAEIIIAKHRNGRVGSENLMFISQFAKFVEPSSTIAFSEDDLGSGNSIIRGSKMNDIEEDL, via the coding sequence ATGGACTCGTACTCAAAAGACACCCGCAAAAGAACTAAAACCACTATCACTCCTGCACAACTGCTCGAACTCGGAAAGCTTCCACCACAGGCGGTTGACCTGGAAGAAGCCGTGCTGGGCGCGCTCATGCTTGACAAAGACGCGCTTTCCAACGTCATTGACATTTTAAAACCCGAAGCGTTTTACAAAGATGCGCACAAGCATATATTTTCTGCCATACAAAGTTTGTTTGCTAAATCTGAGCCCGTAGATATTCTCACCGTCACTCAGGAGTTGAAAAAATCAGGAGAACTCGAAATTGCGGGAGGTGCATATTATATTACCCAGTTAACCAATCGTGTCGCTTCTGCCGCTAATGTGGAAATGCACGCGCGCATTGTGCTGGAAAAATTTCTTCAGCGCGAACTCATTCGCATTTCTACAGACACGCTTCAGCACGCGTATGAAGACACTTCCGATGTGTTTGAATTGCTGAACAAAGCCGAGCAGAATTTATTTTCCATCAGCCAGACAAATATCCGAAAGGACTTTGAACATATCCGCCCGCTTCTCGGGCAAACCATTCAGCAGATTGAAGCCGCGCGCGACCAGAAATTTGGCGGAGTGCCAAGCGGTTTCACCCGATTAGATGCCATCACTGGCGGCTGGCAAAAGTCCGATTTGATTATTCTCGCAGCACGCCCGGGTACAGGTAAGTCCGCTTTCGTAGGAAGTATTGCGCGTAACGCAGCAGTTGATCACCAAAAACCCGTTGCCATTTTTTCTCTCGAGATGACCTCCATTCAGTTAGTGAGCCGCCTCATTGCCGCTGAAACAGAACTACCCGCTGATAAATTGAGAAAAGGTGAATTGCTCGATCATGAATTTCACCAGCTCAATGCAAAAATCGGCAAGCTCACGCAAGCCCCTATTTTCATTGACGATACTCCCGCGCTGTCCATCTTTGAATTCCGCGCCAAAGCAAGACGGCTGAAAGCGCAGCATAATATTGCCTTGCTTGTGGTGGATTATCTGCAGTTGATGGTTTCAGGTCAGGAAGGAAAATTTTCCCGCGAGCAGGAAGTGAGCAACATTTCACGTTCACTCAAAGCCATTGCCAAAGAGTTGAACATCCCTATTATAGCGCTTTCACAAATGAGCCGTGCCGTAGAACAGCGTGGCGGAAGCAAGCGCCCGCAACTTTCAGACTTACGCGAATCAGGCGCCATTGAGCAGGATGCCGACCTTGTAATGTTCATTTACCGCGCTGATATGGCAGGCATCACGGTGGATGAAAACGGAACTTCCACCGAAGGCGTTGCCGAAATTATTATTGCAAAACATCGTAACGGGCGCGTGGGTTCTGAAAACCTCATGTTCATCAGCCAGTTCGCAAAGTTTGTAGAGCCCTCATCCACCATCGCCTTTTCAGAAGATGATTTAGGCAGCGGCAACAGCATCATCCGCGGCTCCAAGATGAATGATATTGAAGAGGATTTGTAA